One segment of Phaeacidiphilus oryzae TH49 DNA contains the following:
- a CDS encoding HNH endonuclease → MPHVLVLNASYEPLGVVSTRRALLLVLNQKAISLEDSGIVLHSVTSAVPAPSVVRLTRFVRVPFRGPVPLTRRALFARDGGRCVYCGAAATSVDHVVPRSRGGRHQWDNVVAACRRCNHVKADRHLVELGWRMSRPPAPPSGLAWRIIGTGHRDPRWLPYLEPFSTKEDLTHLSA, encoded by the coding sequence GTGCCGCATGTCCTCGTCCTCAACGCGTCGTACGAGCCACTCGGTGTGGTCTCCACCCGGCGCGCTCTGCTCCTGGTCCTCAATCAGAAGGCGATCAGCCTGGAGGATTCCGGGATCGTCCTGCACAGCGTCACCAGCGCCGTACCGGCGCCGTCCGTCGTCCGACTGACCCGTTTCGTGCGGGTCCCCTTTCGCGGGCCCGTCCCGCTGACCCGCCGGGCGCTCTTCGCGCGCGACGGCGGGCGTTGTGTCTACTGCGGAGCCGCCGCAACCAGCGTCGACCACGTGGTGCCGCGCAGCCGGGGCGGCCGACACCAGTGGGACAACGTCGTCGCGGCCTGCCGCCGCTGCAACCACGTCAAGGCCGACCGCCATCTGGTGGAACTGGGGTGGAGGATGAGTCGCCCACCCGCCCCTCCGTCCGGCCTGGCCTGGCGGATCATCGGCACCGGCCACCGCGACCCGCGGTGGCTTCCGTATCTGGAGCCCTTCTCCACCAAGGAGGACCTCACCCACCTCTCCGCGTGA
- a CDS encoding DMT family transporter, protein MTTSATPAGPAAAVPAPTADITSPPARRPGGESGGRGESGGRGGPAGAGARLDWRVNFAVLSLVWGFSFLLIKIGTDGYAPLQVSFGRMLAGAAVLLTALFARGGRLPRGFGVWWRLAVAAFLLNTLPWALFAYSERLVPSQLAAIANATSPLWGMLLALVALREDRPTRRRLGGLVLGFVGVLTVLGAWQGFDGANPLGTVLALLASLSYPIGWIWVRRTLGGRPESHLALSGTQLLLGAAEGAVAMAFGAGLPHHFPLGPTLAVLALGVFGTGIAMLLQYGLVAEVGPTVGQSVTYVIPVVATAAGVLLLGEALHWNTVVGAVIVLAGAALTQSRGPGGGRVRRGRRP, encoded by the coding sequence ATGACCACCTCCGCCACCCCTGCCGGCCCCGCGGCCGCCGTCCCGGCCCCGACGGCCGACATCACCTCGCCCCCCGCCCGCCGCCCAGGCGGCGAAAGCGGCGGGCGCGGCGAAAGCGGCGGGCGCGGCGGCCCCGCCGGGGCGGGCGCCCGGCTCGACTGGCGGGTCAACTTCGCCGTCCTCTCCCTGGTCTGGGGCTTCAGCTTCCTGCTGATCAAGATCGGCACGGACGGCTACGCGCCGCTCCAGGTCTCCTTCGGCCGGATGCTGGCCGGCGCCGCGGTCCTGCTGACCGCGCTCTTCGCGCGCGGCGGCCGGCTGCCCCGCGGGTTCGGCGTCTGGTGGCGGCTGGCGGTGGCCGCCTTCCTCCTGAACACCCTGCCGTGGGCGCTCTTCGCCTACTCCGAGCGCCTGGTGCCGTCCCAGCTGGCCGCGATCGCCAACGCCACCTCCCCGCTGTGGGGGATGCTCCTCGCCCTGGTCGCGCTGCGCGAGGACCGGCCGACCCGGCGCCGGCTCGGCGGCCTCGTCCTCGGCTTCGTCGGGGTGCTCACCGTCCTCGGAGCCTGGCAGGGCTTCGACGGCGCCAACCCCCTCGGCACCGTCCTGGCCCTCCTCGCCTCGCTCAGCTACCCGATCGGCTGGATCTGGGTGCGGCGCACCCTCGGCGGCCGTCCGGAGTCCCATCTGGCGCTCTCGGGAACGCAGTTGCTGCTGGGCGCGGCCGAGGGCGCGGTGGCGATGGCCTTCGGCGCGGGCCTGCCGCACCACTTCCCGCTCGGCCCCACGCTGGCCGTCCTCGCCCTGGGGGTCTTCGGGACCGGGATCGCCATGCTCCTCCAGTACGGCCTGGTGGCCGAGGTCGGGCCCACGGTGGGGCAGTCCGTCACCTACGTGATCCCGGTGGTCGCCACCGCCGCCGGGGTGCTGCTCCTCGGCGAGGCGCTGCACTGGAACACCGTGGTGGGAGCGGTGATCGTGCTGGCCGGCGCGGCGCTCACGCAGAGCCGCGGACCGGGCGGGGGCCGCGTCCGGCGCGGCCGCCGCCCGTAG
- a CDS encoding carbohydrate ABC transporter permease translates to MTSTARRGGVHDEASGGRGPRRRYRAGSTDAYRRHRRRRVLEWVGVHAVAVAAALFFVLPFVFLFLTSVMTDSQALSTSYWPTHWVWSNYRAIFHLPGFLTWWKNSIEYAVAGTVLTVCSSVPVAFALAKFRFRGRGLAMVLVISAMMLPPQVVIIPMYIFWANQLHLTGTLWPLIIPMAFGDAYSIFLLRQFLLTIPREYLEAARVDGCGHVRTLLRVVLPMARPAVAAVALFQFFYCWNDYFGPQIYASDNPAAWTLSYGLQSLHGAHHTDWNLTMAATLLVMAPVMLVFFLAQKAFIEGVTLTGVKG, encoded by the coding sequence CTGACATCGACTGCCCGGCGGGGCGGCGTACATGACGAGGCGTCAGGCGGGCGCGGGCCGCGGCGGCGTTACCGGGCCGGCTCGACCGACGCGTACCGGCGGCATCGGCGCCGGCGGGTGCTGGAGTGGGTGGGGGTGCACGCGGTGGCCGTGGCGGCGGCGCTGTTCTTCGTGCTGCCGTTCGTCTTCCTCTTCCTGACCTCGGTGATGACCGACAGCCAGGCGCTGAGCACCAGTTACTGGCCGACCCACTGGGTGTGGTCCAACTACCGGGCGATCTTCCACCTTCCGGGCTTCCTGACCTGGTGGAAGAACAGCATCGAGTACGCGGTGGCCGGCACCGTGCTGACCGTCTGCTCCTCCGTCCCGGTGGCCTTCGCGCTGGCCAAGTTCCGCTTCCGGGGCCGGGGACTGGCGATGGTGCTGGTCATCTCGGCGATGATGCTGCCGCCGCAGGTGGTGATCATCCCGATGTACATCTTCTGGGCCAACCAGCTCCACCTCACCGGGACGCTCTGGCCGCTGATCATCCCGATGGCCTTCGGCGACGCGTACTCCATCTTCCTGCTGCGGCAGTTCCTGCTGACCATTCCGCGGGAGTACCTGGAGGCCGCCCGGGTGGACGGCTGCGGGCATGTGCGGACGCTGCTGCGGGTGGTGCTGCCGATGGCCAGGCCGGCCGTGGCCGCCGTGGCCCTGTTCCAGTTCTTCTACTGCTGGAACGATTACTTCGGGCCGCAGATCTACGCCAGCGACAACCCCGCCGCGTGGACCCTCTCCTACGGACTGCAGTCCCTGCACGGGGCGCACCACACCGACTGGAACCTCACCATGGCCGCCACCCTGCTGGTGATGGCCCCGGTGATGCTCGTCTTCTTCCTCGCTCAGAAAGCCTTCATCGAAGGCGTGACCCTGACAGGAGTCAAGGGCTGA
- a CDS encoding carbohydrate ABC transporter permease, producing the protein MALGRAGREGRAERAPVPPALRRKRRREAGAVLGFLSPWLIGFSFFFVYPLVSTVYFSFMHYDGFGAPSWVGLRNYVYVFATYPHFWQALRNTLWLVVVMVALRTVFGIGIGLLITKVKTGGNLFRTAFYLPYLAPPVAATIGFAFLLNPGTGPVDHFLGDLGLPQPGWFNDPGWSKPGLTLLALWGIGDLMVIFMAALLDVPTAQYEAAELDGAGPWQRFRYVTLPNISPIIMFAVVTGVIQTMQYYTQAIVAGQVASGVIGGSGEQFEPGYPDGSTWTLPQLVYNLGFQRFDEGSACVVSLLLFVIAMAFTGLLLRRRSGLLDDLSEAGG; encoded by the coding sequence ATGGCGCTCGGCCGGGCCGGCCGCGAAGGCCGCGCCGAACGCGCCCCCGTCCCGCCGGCGCTGCGCCGCAAGCGCCGGCGGGAGGCGGGGGCCGTACTCGGCTTCCTCTCCCCCTGGTTGATCGGGTTCTCGTTCTTCTTCGTGTACCCGCTGGTCTCGACGGTCTACTTCTCCTTCATGCACTACGACGGGTTCGGGGCGCCGAGCTGGGTGGGGCTGCGGAACTACGTCTACGTCTTCGCCACCTATCCGCACTTCTGGCAGGCGCTGCGGAACACCCTGTGGCTGGTCGTGGTGATGGTCGCGCTGCGGACGGTCTTCGGGATCGGGATCGGGCTGCTGATCACGAAGGTGAAGACCGGCGGGAACCTCTTCCGCACCGCGTTCTACCTCCCGTACCTGGCACCGCCGGTGGCGGCGACGATCGGCTTCGCGTTCCTCCTCAACCCGGGCACAGGGCCGGTCGACCACTTCCTGGGCGACCTGGGGCTGCCGCAGCCGGGCTGGTTCAACGACCCGGGCTGGTCGAAGCCGGGGCTGACCCTCCTCGCGCTGTGGGGCATCGGCGACCTGATGGTGATCTTCATGGCGGCGCTGCTGGACGTGCCGACCGCGCAGTACGAAGCCGCGGAGCTGGACGGGGCCGGGCCGTGGCAGCGGTTCCGCTACGTCACGCTGCCGAACATCTCGCCGATCATCATGTTCGCGGTGGTGACCGGGGTGATCCAGACCATGCAGTACTACACCCAGGCGATCGTCGCCGGGCAGGTCGCCTCCGGCGTGATCGGCGGCTCCGGTGAGCAGTTCGAGCCCGGTTACCCGGACGGGTCCACCTGGACCCTGCCGCAGCTCGTCTACAACCTGGGCTTCCAGCGGTTCGACGAGGGCTCGGCGTGCGTGGTCTCGCTGCTGCTGTTCGTGATCGCGATGGCGTTCACCGGGCTGCTGCTGCGCCGGCGCAGCGGGCTGCTGGACGACCTCTCAGAGGCGGGGGGCTGA
- a CDS encoding LysR family transcriptional regulator: MFNLERLRTLQAVARHGSVSAAAEGLHVTTSAVSQQLAKLEREAGQRLLARNGRGVRLTDAGRLLAEHAGLILGQVERAQAELEARRGVVGGRLRLGAFPTALRGLVPGMAAELRGRHPELALNVTECEPEQCVRRLVRGDLDLGIVLDWYNKPFALPDGMVKAPLLDDIADLVVPAGHPLADRESVSLEEFAEDEWVCWQDGGFCHEWLTFTLRSKGFEPRLAHWVEEHPSQLALVAAGLGVAVMPRLGRGELPAQARALAVRHPMRRHLYAVWSADTDRRPSIRAAVDALRASAGRAGDAGGAGDAEGAGDAEGAGDAGRVGAAGRVGAAEGAGDPAA, from the coding sequence ATGTTCAACCTTGAGCGTCTCCGCACCCTGCAGGCCGTCGCCCGGCACGGATCGGTCAGCGCGGCGGCGGAGGGGCTGCACGTCACCACCTCGGCGGTCTCCCAGCAGCTGGCGAAGCTGGAGCGGGAGGCCGGGCAGCGGCTGCTGGCCAGGAACGGGCGCGGCGTCCGGCTCACCGACGCGGGCCGGCTGCTCGCCGAGCACGCCGGGCTGATCCTGGGCCAGGTCGAGCGCGCCCAGGCGGAGCTGGAGGCCCGGCGCGGGGTGGTCGGCGGCCGGCTGCGGCTCGGCGCGTTCCCGACCGCGCTGCGCGGGCTGGTCCCGGGGATGGCGGCGGAGCTGCGGGGGCGGCATCCGGAGCTGGCGCTGAACGTCACCGAATGCGAACCGGAGCAGTGCGTACGGCGGCTGGTGCGCGGCGACCTGGACCTCGGCATCGTCCTGGACTGGTACAACAAGCCCTTCGCGCTGCCGGACGGAATGGTGAAGGCGCCGCTGCTGGACGACATCGCGGACCTGGTGGTGCCGGCCGGCCACCCGCTGGCCGACCGGGAGTCGGTGAGCCTGGAGGAGTTCGCCGAGGACGAGTGGGTCTGCTGGCAGGACGGCGGGTTCTGCCACGAGTGGCTGACCTTCACGCTGCGCTCGAAGGGCTTCGAACCGCGGCTGGCGCACTGGGTGGAGGAGCATCCGTCGCAGCTGGCGCTGGTCGCGGCCGGGCTGGGGGTGGCGGTGATGCCGCGGCTGGGGCGCGGGGAGCTGCCCGCGCAGGCGCGGGCGCTGGCGGTCCGGCATCCGATGCGGAGGCATCTGTACGCGGTGTGGAGCGCCGACACGGACCGGCGGCCGTCCATCCGCGCGGCGGTGGACGCGCTGCGGGCGAGCGCGGGGCGCGCGGGAGACGCGGGGGGCGCGGGAGACGCCGAGGGCGCGGGAGACGCCGAGGGCGCGGGAGACGCGGGGCGCGTGGGCGCGGCTGGGCGCGTGGGCGCGGCTGAGGGCGCGGGCGACCCCGCGGCGTAG
- a CDS encoding ROK family transcriptional regulator, whose product MGGTDRAAAGTPRLLRAINDRAALELLLEHGPLSRGQLGILTGLSKPTASQLLSRLESAGLVLPVGTTAAGRPGPAAQLYEINPGAGYVAGLDVNPKRILAAVADISGRVLGEEVLDTPGRQAPAPAAELTATAVDRACAAAGLDRSALCRVVVGTPGAVDPGTGKLRYAPHLAGWHSPRLVEELTGRLGLPTAVENDVNLAAVAEQRTGAASRVSDFVLLWAADGSGSGNEGIGAAVVVGGRLHRGHTGGAGEVGYMPVPGAPLIRNVRRANSGGFQELAGAGAVRALAREHGLGSGPAPRLVAKAADPASGPAGRAVLGELARRLATGLAAMVAVIDPELVVLSGGIAAAGGEPLRALVQEELAAMAVSAPRVAISAVDGSPVLVGALGSALESARESLFSASAAASG is encoded by the coding sequence GTGGGTGGGACGGACAGAGCGGCCGCCGGGACGCCCCGGCTGCTGCGGGCGATCAACGACCGGGCCGCGCTCGAGCTGCTGCTCGAACACGGGCCCCTGTCCCGCGGGCAGCTCGGCATCCTCACGGGGCTGTCCAAGCCCACCGCCTCCCAGCTGCTGTCCCGGCTGGAGTCGGCCGGCCTGGTCCTCCCGGTCGGCACCACGGCCGCCGGGCGGCCCGGGCCCGCCGCCCAGCTGTACGAGATCAACCCCGGCGCCGGCTACGTCGCGGGCCTCGACGTCAACCCGAAGCGGATCCTGGCCGCCGTGGCCGACATCTCCGGCCGGGTGCTCGGCGAAGAGGTGCTGGACACCCCCGGACGCCAAGCCCCCGCGCCCGCCGCGGAGTTGACCGCGACCGCGGTGGACCGCGCCTGCGCGGCGGCGGGCCTGGACCGCTCGGCGCTCTGCCGCGTGGTGGTCGGCACCCCCGGCGCCGTCGACCCCGGGACCGGCAAGCTGCGCTACGCCCCGCACCTGGCGGGCTGGCACTCGCCGCGTCTGGTCGAGGAGTTGACCGGCCGCCTGGGCCTGCCGACCGCGGTGGAGAACGACGTCAACCTGGCCGCCGTCGCGGAGCAGCGCACCGGGGCCGCGAGCCGGGTGAGCGACTTCGTGCTCCTCTGGGCGGCGGACGGTTCCGGCTCCGGCAACGAGGGGATCGGTGCCGCCGTGGTGGTCGGCGGAAGGCTGCACCGCGGGCACACCGGCGGGGCCGGCGAGGTCGGCTACATGCCGGTGCCGGGCGCACCGCTGATCCGGAACGTGCGGCGGGCCAACTCCGGCGGCTTCCAGGAGCTCGCCGGGGCCGGCGCGGTACGGGCGCTCGCCCGCGAGCACGGGCTCGGCAGCGGGCCGGCCCCCCGGCTGGTGGCCAAGGCGGCCGATCCGGCCTCGGGCCCGGCCGGGCGGGCCGTACTCGGCGAGCTGGCACGGCGGTTGGCGACCGGACTGGCCGCCATGGTCGCGGTGATCGACCCCGAACTGGTGGTGCTCAGCGGCGGCATCGCGGCCGCGGGCGGCGAGCCGCTGCGCGCGCTGGTCCAGGAGGAGTTGGCCGCGATGGCGGTCTCGGCCCCGCGGGTCGCGATCAGCGCGGTGGACGGATCCCCGGTGCTGGTCGGTGCGCTGGGCTCGGCGCTGGAGTCCGCCCGGGAATCCCTCTTCTCCGCGTCGGCGGCGGCGAGCGGCTGA
- a CDS encoding extracellular solute-binding protein, translating to MVLAHPSGPGGRARRIRRAAAALAGAAALTLGAAACTGSAGGAQGGTGSSSAPVTITFWHGWSQPNELKAIDANIAAFEKLHPTIKVKSVGNMSDDKIDQGLRAGGPNSPDVVSSFTTNNVGKFCSSGAWIDLAPFLRKDGVDPASTFPKAMLDYTRYKGDQCSLPLLGDAYGLYYNVDMFKAAGISAPPRTLSQFDADAVKLTKANSSGGYSQLGFMPDFHGYETTFEHYAAQWGPSWFTPAGKSNLAGDPGFARMLAWQKGLIGKLGGFQKLEKERTSFGDEFSSNPFDDGKTAMSMDGEWRVANLTQEHVGFHWATAPFPVPDDQASSYGRGYQTGTIVGISHNSRHQAAAWEFVKYLTTDTDALTGFANAIDNVPSTYAALRSPKLKLPPQFRTFLEVAGDRYSDTTPASPNGGAYLTSAENFGYQVESGKVTDVPAGLRKTDQQIDADLAQAGQ from the coding sequence GTGGTACTCGCTCACCCTTCCGGCCCCGGCGGCAGAGCCCGGCGGATACGCCGGGCCGCGGCCGCACTCGCCGGCGCCGCCGCACTGACCCTCGGGGCCGCCGCCTGCACCGGCAGCGCCGGCGGCGCCCAGGGCGGCACCGGCAGTTCCTCCGCGCCGGTGACCATCACCTTCTGGCACGGGTGGTCCCAGCCCAACGAGCTCAAGGCGATCGACGCCAACATCGCGGCCTTCGAGAAGCTGCACCCCACCATCAAGGTGAAGTCGGTCGGCAACATGTCCGACGACAAGATCGACCAGGGGCTGCGGGCCGGCGGCCCGAACTCCCCGGACGTGGTCTCCTCGTTCACCACCAACAACGTGGGGAAGTTCTGCTCCTCGGGGGCCTGGATCGACCTGGCGCCGTTCCTGCGGAAGGACGGTGTGGACCCGGCCTCGACCTTCCCGAAGGCGATGCTGGACTACACCCGCTACAAGGGCGACCAGTGCTCGCTCCCGCTGCTCGGCGACGCCTACGGGCTGTACTACAACGTCGACATGTTCAAGGCCGCGGGCATCAGTGCACCCCCCAGGACGCTCTCCCAGTTCGACGCCGACGCGGTCAAGCTGACCAAGGCGAACTCCTCTGGCGGCTACAGCCAGTTGGGCTTCATGCCGGACTTCCACGGTTACGAGACCACCTTCGAGCACTACGCCGCCCAGTGGGGACCGAGCTGGTTCACCCCGGCGGGGAAGTCGAACCTGGCCGGCGACCCCGGGTTCGCCCGGATGCTCGCCTGGCAGAAGGGCCTGATCGGGAAGCTCGGCGGGTTCCAGAAGCTGGAGAAGGAGCGGACCTCCTTCGGCGACGAGTTCTCCTCCAACCCCTTCGACGACGGCAAGACCGCGATGTCCATGGACGGTGAGTGGCGGGTCGCCAACCTCACCCAGGAGCACGTCGGGTTCCACTGGGCCACCGCGCCCTTCCCGGTCCCCGACGACCAGGCGAGCAGCTACGGCCGGGGCTACCAGACCGGCACCATCGTCGGCATCTCGCACAACAGCCGGCACCAGGCCGCCGCCTGGGAGTTCGTGAAGTACCTGACCACCGACACCGACGCGCTGACCGGCTTCGCCAACGCGATCGACAACGTCCCCAGCACCTACGCCGCCCTCCGCTCGCCGAAGCTGAAGCTGCCGCCGCAGTTCAGGACCTTCCTGGAGGTGGCCGGCGACCGGTACTCCGACACCACCCCGGCCAGCCCCAACGGCGGGGCGTACCTGACGAGCGCGGAGAACTTCGGCTACCAGGTGGAGTCCGGGAAGGTCACGGACGTGCCGGCCGGGCTGCGGAAGACGGACCAGCAGATCGACGCCGACCTGGCCCAGGCCGGGCAGTAG